A genomic window from Dehalococcoidia bacterium includes:
- a CDS encoding VWA domain-containing protein, with translation MALYRYSRWDGTQKVFEPRPDEVLDEISSELTAHGDVQRALRRLFQKGMRNPAGQRVEGLQDIAKRLRRRRRDILQRHNLDTLMDDLRQKVDQIVRTERQGIQRRLDAAQLPSGTSNQPAPAKEQQPAQGQPGQQGAGQSPDDKLRRMLEAMAQKKLQALDTLPKDMAGAIKELQDYDFMDPEARRQFQELMDMLRRRMMDNVFKDLSQRLRDTSPEQTAQMREMMRQLNQMLRDRLSGGKPEFQQFMNKYGQFFGPEPPQDLDELVEWLQRQIAQAQSLLKSMSPEQRQELQNMLEGMMDEDTRAEMARMASMLDRLYPLDELAQQYPFSGEESVTMDQAMQLMGQLQQMDDLDRQMGAAMRSGNLDEVDPRKLEEQLGEDDRRVLDQLKQIAKELEEAGYLQRKGDKLELTPKGMRRIGDKALRDIFVQLKQARAGRHSLLKLGAYGDKDEATKKYEFGDRFDVHLQRTLMNALRRGRPGVPVALKSDDFEVHRAESLTRCATVLLLDQSRSMGYTGSFQAAKRVALALYSLIETAFPTDSLYILGFSEYAQEIKKGELPETTWNAWMPGTNIHHALILSRQLLARHKGQTRQVILITDGEPTAHLENGEAFFSYPPSDETIRETLLEVKRCTQEGIVINTFMLESSYYLMDFINQVSRINKGRAFYTTPDKLGQYILVDYLSHRRKRIG, from the coding sequence ATGGCTCTCTATCGCTACTCGCGCTGGGACGGCACCCAGAAGGTCTTCGAGCCACGCCCCGACGAAGTCCTTGACGAGATCTCGAGCGAGTTGACGGCCCACGGGGACGTGCAGCGCGCCCTGCGCCGCCTGTTCCAGAAGGGCATGCGCAATCCGGCGGGCCAGCGCGTTGAAGGTCTCCAGGACATCGCTAAACGCCTGCGGCGGCGGCGGCGGGACATCCTCCAGCGCCACAACCTCGATACGCTCATGGACGACCTGCGCCAAAAGGTAGACCAGATAGTCAGGACGGAGCGCCAGGGCATCCAGCGTCGCCTGGACGCGGCGCAGCTCCCCTCCGGAACGTCCAACCAGCCCGCTCCGGCCAAGGAGCAGCAGCCTGCCCAGGGCCAGCCAGGACAGCAGGGCGCGGGGCAATCGCCGGATGACAAACTGCGGCGCATGCTGGAGGCCATGGCCCAGAAGAAGCTCCAGGCCCTGGACACCCTGCCCAAAGACATGGCCGGCGCCATCAAGGAACTCCAGGACTACGACTTCATGGACCCGGAGGCCCGGAGGCAGTTCCAGGAGCTTATGGACATGCTCCGGCGCCGGATGATGGACAACGTTTTCAAAGACCTCTCCCAGCGCCTGCGCGATACGTCGCCGGAGCAGACGGCGCAGATGCGCGAGATGATGCGCCAGCTCAACCAGATGCTGCGGGATCGCCTGAGCGGCGGCAAGCCGGAATTCCAGCAGTTCATGAACAAGTACGGTCAGTTCTTCGGGCCGGAGCCGCCCCAGGACTTGGACGAACTGGTGGAATGGCTGCAACGCCAGATAGCCCAGGCCCAGTCGCTTCTCAAGAGCATGTCGCCGGAGCAGCGGCAGGAATTGCAGAACATGCTGGAAGGCATGATGGACGAGGACACACGCGCGGAGATGGCGCGGATGGCGTCCATGCTGGACAGGCTCTACCCTCTGGATGAGCTGGCGCAGCAGTACCCGTTCAGCGGGGAGGAGTCCGTCACGATGGACCAGGCCATGCAGCTCATGGGCCAGCTCCAGCAGATGGACGACCTGGATCGGCAAATGGGGGCCGCCATGCGCTCCGGCAATCTGGATGAAGTGGACCCGCGGAAGCTGGAGGAGCAACTCGGCGAGGATGACCGTCGGGTCCTCGACCAGCTCAAGCAAATCGCGAAGGAACTGGAGGAGGCGGGCTACCTCCAGCGCAAGGGCGACAAGCTGGAGCTGACGCCGAAAGGCATGCGCCGCATCGGGGACAAGGCGCTGCGGGACATCTTCGTCCAGCTCAAGCAGGCGCGCGCTGGCCGTCACAGCCTCCTCAAGCTGGGCGCTTATGGCGACAAGGACGAGGCCACCAAGAAGTACGAGTTCGGCGACCGCTTCGATGTCCATCTCCAGCGCACGCTGATGAACGCCCTGCGCCGCGGGCGGCCAGGCGTGCCCGTGGCGCTGAAGTCGGACGACTTCGAGGTGCACCGCGCGGAGAGCCTCACGCGCTGCGCCACCGTCCTGCTGCTTGACCAGAGCCGGTCCATGGGCTATACGGGGAGCTTTCAGGCCGCCAAACGGGTGGCACTGGCCCTGTATAGCCTGATTGAGACGGCCTTTCCCACGGACAGCCTGTACATTCTGGGCTTTTCCGAGTACGCCCAGGAAATCAAGAAGGGAGAGCTGCCGGAGACGACGTGGAACGCCTGGATGCCGGGCACCAATATCCACCATGCCCTTATCCTCTCCCGCCAGCTCCTGGCCCGGCACAAGGGACAGACCCGGCAGGTCATCCTCATCACGGACGGCGAGCCGACGGCGCACCTGGAGAACGGAGAGGCCTTCTTCAGCTATCCTCCCAGCGATGAGACCATCCGGGAGACCCTTCTGGAGGTGAAGCGCTGCACTCAGGAAGGGATTGTCATCAACACCTTCATGCTGGAGAGCAGCTATTACCTGATGGACTTCATCAATCAGGTCTCCCGCATCAACAAGGGACGCGCCTTTTACACCACGCCCGACAAACTGGGGCAGTACATCCTGGTGGACTACCTCTCTCACAGGCGCAAACGCATTGGCTGA
- a CDS encoding ABC transporter substrate-binding protein, with translation MKPVRELARVVGVSLAGLVLVAASCAPAAAPAQPSAPAPRQPAPSAPSTAPAPAAPQPTAPSAPLPAASAPRNPTPTPATAVQQRKRGGTVVYAQHVDLLHTDPLLCASSSCVVVVGQAFNKLLQRDKNNEIITDLAESWKQTDDVTYVITLRKGVLFHDGTEVTADDVVYSAGLLSQQATHPTYASLWTQYASARATDKYTVELKTKQPDPLFPHALSEAHQFIVPKAKYTQSGAFSLKWVGTGPFELQEFTRSVNYKLVKSAKYFEQGVPYVDSVSVLIVPDLATRVASFRTRRVDVIGELRAPDLVALRRAVPDLNEIKSPGGAIGIYFNPFAPPFDNENLRKAVVFGLQRQQLIDIVTQGTGVMSGVVNGGPPGWGLAWYPDEMKKLYTYDPAKVKKFLADGGQPNGFSFTLAGSPRQSLGLAALEVVEQQLSPLGIKARLENQDFTTFIDNRNKLKFQAMSHIVSASEESGPEAERWFHSNKKQYGNDRELDVLIEKMLGTMDPAKRKDLVNQIDKMIVEKGFAGVYFQQLDLAVSQPYVKDYNSPSFVGQYLLRYAWLDK, from the coding sequence ATGAAACCTGTCCGCGAACTCGCCCGCGTAGTGGGAGTCAGTCTGGCAGGACTGGTACTGGTGGCCGCGTCCTGCGCCCCCGCGGCGGCGCCCGCGCAGCCATCGGCACCGGCTCCCAGACAGCCGGCCCCGTCCGCGCCGTCCACCGCTCCCGCGCCGGCGGCGCCCCAGCCTACGGCGCCAAGCGCGCCACTGCCCGCGGCCTCAGCGCCGAGAAATCCCACGCCCACGCCTGCGACAGCCGTCCAGCAACGCAAGCGCGGTGGGACGGTCGTTTACGCGCAGCATGTGGACCTGTTGCACACCGACCCGCTGCTCTGCGCCAGCAGTTCATGCGTTGTCGTGGTGGGCCAGGCATTCAACAAGCTGTTGCAGCGCGACAAGAACAATGAGATCATCACCGACCTGGCGGAGTCCTGGAAGCAGACGGACGACGTCACGTACGTCATTACACTGCGCAAAGGAGTGCTTTTCCACGACGGGACGGAGGTCACCGCTGACGATGTCGTCTACAGCGCGGGCCTGCTGAGCCAGCAGGCGACGCATCCCACATACGCCAGCTTGTGGACGCAGTACGCCAGCGCCCGCGCCACCGACAAGTACACGGTGGAGCTGAAGACGAAGCAGCCGGACCCCCTCTTTCCACACGCGCTCTCAGAAGCGCATCAGTTCATCGTGCCAAAGGCGAAGTACACGCAGTCGGGCGCGTTCAGTCTAAAGTGGGTGGGCACTGGCCCGTTCGAACTGCAGGAGTTCACACGCAGCGTCAACTACAAGCTGGTCAAAAGCGCCAAGTATTTCGAACAGGGTGTCCCCTACGTGGATAGTGTCAGCGTGCTGATAGTGCCGGACCTGGCGACGCGCGTCGCCAGCTTCCGCACCAGGCGCGTGGACGTTATCGGTGAGTTGCGCGCGCCCGACTTGGTGGCACTGCGCCGCGCAGTGCCGGACCTGAACGAGATCAAGTCGCCGGGCGGGGCCATCGGCATCTACTTCAATCCATTCGCGCCGCCGTTCGACAACGAGAATCTGCGAAAGGCGGTGGTGTTCGGCCTGCAGCGGCAGCAGCTCATCGACATCGTCACGCAGGGGACGGGCGTGATGTCCGGCGTCGTCAACGGAGGCCCGCCCGGCTGGGGCTTGGCGTGGTACCCGGACGAGATGAAGAAGCTCTACACCTACGATCCGGCGAAGGTCAAAAAGTTTCTGGCGGACGGTGGACAGCCCAACGGCTTCTCATTCACACTGGCGGGCTCGCCGCGTCAGTCGCTGGGCCTTGCCGCACTGGAGGTGGTGGAGCAGCAACTCTCGCCACTTGGTATCAAAGCCAGGCTGGAAAACCAGGACTTCACCACGTTCATTGACAACCGCAACAAACTGAAGTTCCAGGCCATGTCGCATATCGTCTCCGCCAGCGAGGAGTCCGGACCGGAGGCGGAGCGCTGGTTCCACTCCAACAAAAAGCAGTACGGCAACGACAGGGAACTGGACGTGCTTATCGAGAAGATGCTCGGGACGATGGACCCGGCCAAGCGCAAGGACCTGGTGAATCAGATCGACAAGATGATCGTCGAGAAAGGCTTCGCGGGAGTGTACTTCCAGCAGCTTGATCTTGCCGTTTCGCAGCCCTATGTGAAGGACTACAACAGTCCCAGCTTCGTCGGCCAGTACCTGCTGCGGTACGCCTGGCTCGACAAGTAA
- a CDS encoding MFS transporter produces MTQPVPTARAPNPAVEAEALYRYRWVILGLSIFVQTAVASASQGVPPLASFYQVDLRLSRAQVGIMTAAVSMGQIPSLLVSGWLTDIVGIRLMMAAGPAVTGLAAIGLMFSTSFEQAVVLLLMAGIGSGIGNPGVTKAVFYWFPLRMRATVMGIKQTGVPLGGAVFAAALPAVALAAGWRAAVLTLGLFDLFMGVMSFVLYREPPGSPSRGGAMPRQAGALRRVLANRNIWLTGLLAAVLVGIQFCLITYLMLYLRDVLRVPIVVAGVMLSVVQITGLSARIFWGFVSDRFLKGRRKPVMLLSAAGTAVTLLLFGLIQPGIPLVLVVALSIALGFTCLGWHGIFMVLVSELAGMRMAATAVGLGMTISAVGNLLLPPLFGVIADALDYHWAWFSLAGLSAVGFVVFLFMREPVLKE; encoded by the coding sequence GTGACACAACCCGTACCCACAGCCCGTGCGCCCAACCCCGCCGTCGAGGCTGAGGCGCTCTACAGGTACCGCTGGGTCATTCTGGGTCTGTCCATTTTTGTCCAGACGGCGGTAGCGTCGGCCAGTCAGGGCGTCCCACCTCTCGCGTCCTTCTATCAGGTGGACCTGCGCCTGTCCCGCGCCCAGGTGGGGATCATGACGGCCGCCGTATCCATGGGCCAGATCCCGAGCCTGCTGGTGTCCGGGTGGCTCACGGATATTGTGGGCATCCGTTTGATGATGGCCGCGGGCCCCGCGGTGACGGGGTTGGCGGCCATTGGCCTGATGTTCTCCACATCGTTCGAGCAGGCGGTCGTTCTGCTCCTGATGGCGGGGATTGGCTCAGGGATAGGCAATCCCGGAGTGACCAAGGCCGTGTTCTACTGGTTCCCGCTGCGCATGCGCGCAACGGTCATGGGCATCAAGCAGACGGGCGTGCCGCTGGGGGGAGCGGTCTTCGCCGCGGCGCTGCCGGCGGTGGCCCTGGCAGCAGGGTGGCGCGCCGCTGTTCTTACCCTGGGGCTCTTTGACCTGTTCATGGGCGTGATGTCCTTTGTGCTGTACCGGGAGCCGCCGGGCTCGCCATCCAGAGGCGGCGCGATGCCACGGCAGGCAGGCGCCCTCCGGCGGGTCCTGGCCAATCGCAACATCTGGCTGACGGGGTTGCTCGCGGCCGTTCTGGTGGGCATCCAGTTCTGCCTCATTACCTATTTGATGCTTTATCTGCGCGATGTCCTGAGGGTCCCGATTGTCGTCGCGGGCGTTATGCTGTCGGTGGTCCAGATCACGGGGCTTTCCGCGCGCATCTTCTGGGGTTTTGTCAGCGACCGGTTCTTGAAGGGGCGCCGCAAGCCCGTCATGCTGCTTTCGGCGGCCGGCACCGCCGTGACGCTGCTTCTGTTCGGCTTGATTCAGCCCGGTATCCCTCTCGTCCTGGTCGTGGCGTTGAGCATCGCCCTTGGGTTTACCTGCCTGGGCTGGCACGGCATCTTCATGGTGTTGGTATCCGAACTGGCCGGCATGCGGATGGCGGCAACGGCCGTCGGGTTGGGCATGACCATTTCCGCCGTCGGGAACCTGCTCTTGCCGCCTCTGTTCGGCGTGATAGCCGACGCTCTCGATTATCACTGGGCGTGGTTCTCACTCGCGGGCCTGTCAGCGGTCGGGTTTGTCGTCTTCCTGTTCATGCGGGAACCCGTGCTGAAGGAGTAG
- a CDS encoding MFS transporter has product MTLAGKTRVAVAQGRAAYRYVILGVAFLAQMALSSVSQALLAMAALYQADLGLSRTSVGMIASAGALGHVVILFFAGALADTLGIRRMIVIGLLVAMGGLLLFALAPSFPVMLLGIFIAGFGSSLASPAVTKTVVSWFPPRTRATAMGIKQTGVPLSGVLGALLLLPLGVASGWRVSVVVIVAAVAAIGVCVFALYRDPPAVEAAGRRTGGWGVLRETLALRDVWLVGFLALSLAAAQFIIITYLVIYLKEVLLVPVVVAGGYLALANTAGLGTRVVSGLISDRLLGARRKPLLVAFGVLTTVLLAATAMVGPGTSLTLVAVLVAALGVAAIGSHALFLTLMAELGGTRGAATSVGLGLTLVQLGAFASPPIFGQVVDRTGSYPLAWGIFAVLAAAGAIAAMLVREPRRSA; this is encoded by the coding sequence ATGACCCTTGCCGGCAAGACGCGGGTAGCCGTGGCGCAAGGCCGCGCCGCCTATCGCTACGTCATTCTGGGAGTTGCGTTCCTTGCCCAGATGGCGCTGTCCTCTGTCAGCCAGGCGCTTCTGGCGATGGCGGCGTTATACCAGGCGGACCTCGGCCTCTCCCGTACCAGCGTGGGAATGATAGCCTCGGCGGGCGCGCTCGGGCACGTGGTCATCCTGTTCTTTGCCGGCGCCCTGGCGGACACGCTGGGCATTCGGCGCATGATTGTCATCGGCCTGCTGGTGGCCATGGGTGGACTGCTGCTGTTCGCCCTCGCTCCGAGCTTCCCGGTGATGCTGCTGGGTATCTTCATCGCGGGCTTTGGCTCCAGCCTGGCAAGCCCAGCGGTCACCAAGACGGTGGTCTCCTGGTTCCCGCCAAGGACGCGCGCGACAGCCATGGGCATCAAGCAGACGGGCGTGCCTCTGAGCGGTGTTCTGGGCGCGCTGCTGCTGCTTCCGCTGGGCGTGGCCAGCGGGTGGCGGGTGTCAGTCGTTGTGATTGTGGCGGCGGTGGCGGCTATCGGGGTATGCGTCTTCGCTCTCTACCGCGACCCCCCAGCGGTCGAGGCGGCAGGCCGACGGACTGGTGGGTGGGGCGTGCTGCGGGAGACGCTGGCCCTGCGCGACGTCTGGCTGGTGGGCTTCCTGGCCCTATCCCTGGCGGCGGCCCAATTCATCATCATCACGTATCTGGTCATCTACTTGAAAGAGGTGTTGCTGGTGCCGGTGGTGGTCGCGGGCGGCTACCTGGCGCTGGCGAACACCGCCGGGCTGGGGACGCGCGTCGTCTCCGGCCTGATCAGCGATCGCTTGCTGGGTGCGCGGCGGAAGCCTTTGCTGGTGGCGTTCGGCGTGCTGACGACGGTGCTCCTGGCCGCGACGGCGATGGTCGGGCCGGGGACATCGCTCACACTGGTGGCGGTGCTGGTGGCGGCTCTGGGCGTGGCGGCCATCGGTTCCCATGCCCTCTTTCTGACGCTCATGGCGGAGCTGGGGGGCACGCGCGGCGCGGCCACGTCTGTGGGGCTGGGGCTGACCCTGGTGCAATTGGGCGCGTTCGCCAGTCCGCCCATCTTCGGCCAGGTCGTGGACAGGACGGGTTCTTACCCGCTGGCGTGGGGCATCTTCGCCGTCCTGGCTGCCGCGGGCGCCATAGCCGCTATGCTGGTCCGCGAGCCTCGCCGGAGCGCGTAG
- the tatA gene encoding twin-arginine translocase TatA/TatE family subunit, which yields MPHIGLPELLIILAVILLLFGATRLPQLARAMGRSVHEFKQASSGQGESRDPKSTAAAESSPEKPRSSSS from the coding sequence ATGCCACACATCGGTCTCCCCGAGTTGTTGATTATCCTGGCGGTCATATTGCTGCTCTTTGGCGCAACCAGGCTGCCGCAGCTTGCTCGCGCCATGGGCAGGAGCGTTCACGAGTTCAAGCAGGCGTCGTCCGGGCAGGGCGAGTCACGCGATCCGAAATCCACTGCCGCCGCCGAGTCTTCCCCGGAGAAGCCCCGCAGCTCGTCCTCCTAG
- a CDS encoding NAD(P)-dependent oxidoreductase: MGILITGGTGFIGSHLAHLLVEREKEKLVLFDMFPNAAAVRDLGDRATVVRGDFSEPTELMAALKQHNVSDVFHLGYFTAESEAYPAQAIRVNCDGTNRVFECARIAGVRRVMWPSSAAVYGHSQTSASPKFMSEDDKFTPNSIYGSCKLFNEHVAEVYAERNGFDHIGLRLCSVYGLGRGQRRGINPDIYAQLVEKPYAGEEFAAPPADHIMTWGYARDAAAAFYAAYKAQKPPHRIFNFGGESRPVKDAVERVKELCPKAKLTYASQGIRHLAYLNTDRIQKELGFKSGFSMRDGLADYVKKLGGS, encoded by the coding sequence ATGGGAATCTTGATTACAGGCGGCACGGGGTTCATCGGCTCACACCTCGCGCACCTTCTCGTGGAGCGTGAGAAGGAGAAGCTGGTCCTGTTCGACATGTTTCCCAACGCCGCGGCGGTGCGCGACCTGGGTGACCGCGCCACCGTTGTGCGCGGCGACTTCTCGGAGCCGACCGAGCTTATGGCCGCCCTGAAGCAGCACAACGTGAGCGACGTCTTCCACCTCGGCTACTTCACCGCCGAATCGGAGGCGTATCCGGCCCAGGCCATCCGTGTCAACTGCGACGGCACGAACCGCGTGTTCGAGTGCGCGCGCATCGCCGGCGTGCGGCGCGTGATGTGGCCCAGTTCCGCCGCCGTCTATGGCCACTCCCAGACCAGCGCCAGCCCGAAGTTCATGAGCGAGGACGACAAGTTCACGCCCAACAGTATCTACGGGTCGTGCAAGCTCTTTAACGAGCATGTGGCCGAGGTGTACGCGGAGCGCAACGGGTTCGACCACATCGGCTTGCGGCTGTGCTCGGTGTATGGGCTGGGCCGGGGCCAGCGGCGCGGCATCAATCCGGACATCTACGCGCAACTCGTGGAGAAACCCTACGCCGGGGAGGAGTTCGCCGCTCCCCCCGCCGACCATATCATGACGTGGGGCTACGCCAGGGACGCCGCGGCGGCGTTCTACGCGGCGTACAAGGCGCAGAAGCCCCCGCACCGGATTTTCAACTTCGGCGGGGAGTCGCGACCCGTCAAGGACGCCGTGGAGCGCGTCAAGGAGCTATGCCCCAAGGCTAAGCTCACGTACGCCAGCCAGGGCATCCGCCATCTGGCCTACCTCAACACCGACCGCATCCAGAAGGAGCTGGGCTTCAAGTCCGGCTTCTCCATGCGCGACGGGCTGGCGGACTACGTCAAGAAGCTGGGCGGCAGCTAG
- a CDS encoding alpha/beta hydrolase, whose protein sequence is MPYARINGAELYYDLDCFADPWTAPQTVLLQHGFSRNGRFWYPWVPLLSGRFQVLRPDMRGMGRSAMPPDLYTPSVDTFSADLVGLLDHLGIDKVTYVGESFGGVLGLVFAWKHPERVRALVLTSTPFRVPHEDLAKKFPVKEGSASEALAKGADNWSRQTIGQRIDVKAAPPQLAEWWIHQMGMTVPANAVKLHEYVGTLDFAPHLHELKVPTLVLAGEKSPIATPQQVEIMRSQIPDCKIVIFPGYGHGVHAVIPDQCVREVVKFMNERSPARAR, encoded by the coding sequence ATGCCTTATGCACGCATCAACGGCGCCGAACTCTACTACGACCTGGACTGCTTCGCCGACCCCTGGACGGCGCCCCAGACCGTCCTCCTCCAGCATGGGTTCTCCCGCAACGGGCGTTTCTGGTACCCCTGGGTACCTTTGCTCTCCGGCCGGTTCCAGGTGCTGCGCCCGGACATGCGCGGCATGGGACGCTCCGCCATGCCGCCCGACTTGTACACGCCGTCGGTGGACACCTTCAGCGCCGACCTGGTCGGCCTGCTGGACCACCTGGGCATAGACAAGGTCACGTATGTGGGGGAGTCGTTCGGCGGCGTACTCGGCCTGGTGTTCGCGTGGAAGCACCCGGAGCGCGTCCGCGCCCTGGTGCTCACCTCCACGCCCTTCCGCGTCCCGCACGAAGACCTGGCGAAGAAGTTTCCCGTCAAGGAAGGCTCCGCCAGCGAGGCGCTGGCCAAGGGCGCGGACAACTGGTCGCGGCAGACCATCGGCCAGCGCATCGACGTAAAGGCCGCGCCGCCGCAACTGGCGGAGTGGTGGATTCACCAGATGGGCATGACGGTCCCGGCCAACGCCGTCAAGCTCCACGAGTATGTCGGGACCCTGGACTTCGCTCCCCATCTCCATGAGCTTAAGGTGCCCACGCTCGTCCTGGCGGGAGAGAAGTCGCCCATCGCCACGCCGCAACAGGTGGAGATCATGCGGTCACAGATTCCTGACTGCAAAATCGTCATCTTCCCTGGCTACGGTCACGGCGTCCACGCGGTCATCCCGGACCAGTGCGTTCGCGAGGTCGTCAAGTTCATGAACGAGCGCTCTCCGGCGCGTGCGCGCTAG
- a CDS encoding MFS transporter: MASLKETVRSAVAPSSVPGWAILGVTVLAQAALSVPNQGIPPLVPFLKEDLGLSRAQVGVVITAVMLGQFTLSLLSGWLMDAVGVRKTLALGCLVSGLGMMPMALGGGYGHVLVFALVASTGAGLGNPATSKAIVDWFPLRVRATAMGVKQTGVPLGGAVFAATLPAVALAAGWRTAALVLGGSALVATVVFYAVYRDAERPTRSASDWRSSLRAIRLVASNRNIVITATLASVLVGVQFCLLTYIILYLRDTFDVPVVVGGVLLAVMQMSALVARIGLGLLSDRVLHGRRKVVLAGAGGGTAIFLVALGLLPVGAPFVAVLVLTVLVGVAGIGWHPVYHTSVAESAEPGLIAPALGFASMFSAMGALVGPPAFGLIADGFGYRPAWFALAGAAALATLVFLLLMREVRQGVERP; this comes from the coding sequence ATGGCGAGCTTGAAGGAGACCGTCCGCTCCGCCGTCGCTCCGAGCAGCGTCCCAGGCTGGGCGATTCTGGGGGTGACGGTGCTGGCCCAGGCGGCGCTGTCCGTGCCCAATCAGGGCATCCCTCCGTTGGTCCCCTTCCTGAAAGAGGACCTGGGCCTCAGCCGTGCTCAGGTGGGCGTTGTCATTACAGCCGTCATGCTCGGCCAGTTTACCCTGTCCCTGCTGTCCGGATGGCTCATGGATGCAGTGGGAGTGCGTAAGACCCTGGCGCTGGGGTGCCTGGTGTCCGGTCTGGGCATGATGCCCATGGCCCTGGGAGGCGGGTACGGCCATGTTCTGGTGTTTGCTCTCGTGGCGAGCACCGGCGCCGGCCTGGGCAACCCCGCGACCAGCAAGGCCATCGTGGACTGGTTTCCGCTGCGTGTGCGCGCGACGGCGATGGGCGTCAAGCAGACTGGCGTACCTCTGGGGGGCGCCGTCTTCGCGGCCACGTTGCCCGCGGTGGCGCTGGCCGCGGGCTGGCGGACTGCCGCGCTGGTGCTGGGAGGAAGCGCCCTGGTGGCTACGGTCGTGTTCTACGCGGTGTACCGCGACGCGGAGCGGCCGACTCGGTCCGCGTCGGACTGGCGTTCCAGCCTGAGGGCCATCCGATTGGTGGCGTCCAACCGCAACATCGTCATCACGGCGACGCTGGCGAGCGTTCTTGTGGGCGTCCAGTTCTGCCTGCTCACGTATATCATCTTGTATCTGCGGGACACGTTCGACGTGCCCGTCGTAGTGGGCGGCGTCCTGCTGGCCGTGATGCAGATGTCCGCGCTGGTGGCTCGGATAGGGTTGGGCCTGCTCAGCGACCGCGTCCTGCACGGTCGTCGGAAGGTGGTGCTGGCGGGGGCCGGCGGGGGCACCGCCATCTTCCTTGTGGCTTTGGGCTTGTTGCCGGTGGGCGCGCCGTTCGTCGCGGTGCTGGTACTTACAGTTCTCGTGGGCGTCGCGGGCATCGGCTGGCATCCCGTGTACCACACGAGCGTGGCCGAGTCGGCGGAGCCAGGATTGATAGCTCCCGCGCTGGGATTCGCGAGCATGTTTTCGGCGATGGGCGCCCTGGTGGGGCCGCCCGCGTTCGGCCTCATCGCCGATGGCTTTGGCTATCGTCCGGCCTGGTTCGCTCTGGCGGGCGCGGCCGCTCTGGCGACCCTCGTTTTCCTGCTGCTGATGCGTGAAGTAAGACAGGGGGTTGAACGCCCATGA
- a CDS encoding ABC transporter permease — protein MADGQATLTLSSPQAAWGKSGLWRSVRRFARSKPLGSAGALLMAVLVLLAFGAAVISPYNPLAMNSARTLEPPSADHVFGTDHAGRDVLSRVIHGTRVALWVGIVSVGIGTVAGVFFGILSYWPGTADMVVQRATDGLLAFPTLILAITLVAVLGPGITNAMIAIGIVMMPQMARLVRSSVLSVRENTYVEAAVAVGARDPAVIWRHVLPNIMAPVVVVATAGLARAILVEASLSFLGLGTQPPTPSWGADLSGPGRTYFEVAPWLAIFPGIAVSLAVLGINLLGDALRDIWDPRLRT, from the coding sequence GTGGCGGACGGTCAGGCGACACTGACGCTCTCCTCACCACAGGCTGCGTGGGGCAAGAGCGGCTTGTGGCGAAGCGTCAGGCGCTTCGCGCGGAGCAAGCCGCTCGGTTCCGCGGGCGCGTTGCTTATGGCGGTGCTGGTGCTGCTGGCCTTCGGCGCGGCTGTGATCAGCCCTTATAACCCTCTGGCGATGAATTCCGCGCGCACGCTGGAGCCACCGTCCGCTGACCACGTCTTCGGCACAGACCACGCCGGACGCGACGTCCTCAGCCGTGTCATCCATGGAACCCGCGTCGCGCTGTGGGTGGGCATCGTCTCGGTGGGCATTGGCACTGTGGCGGGCGTCTTTTTCGGCATCCTGTCCTACTGGCCCGGCACGGCGGACATGGTCGTCCAGCGCGCTACGGATGGCCTGCTTGCCTTTCCCACGCTCATTCTGGCCATCACGCTCGTGGCGGTGCTCGGCCCCGGTATCACCAACGCCATGATTGCCATTGGCATCGTCATGATGCCGCAGATGGCGCGGCTTGTGCGGTCGTCCGTACTCTCCGTGCGCGAGAACACCTACGTGGAGGCGGCGGTGGCGGTGGGCGCGCGCGACCCCGCGGTCATCTGGCGGCACGTGTTGCCGAACATCATGGCGCCGGTAGTGGTCGTCGCCACCGCAGGCCTGGCGCGCGCCATCCTCGTCGAGGCGTCGCTCAGCTTCCTGGGCCTCGGCACGCAGCCGCCCACGCCCTCCTGGGGCGCGGACCTGTCCGGCCCGGGCCGCACCTACTTCGAAGTGGCTCCGTGGCTCGCCATCTTTCCCGGAATCGCCGTGTCACTGGCCGTGCTCGGCATCAACCTGCTGGGCGACGCCCTGCGCGACATCTGGGACCCTCGCCTTCGCACCTAA
- a CDS encoding 4a-hydroxytetrahydrobiopterin dehydratase, with the protein MGQLAQEQCVACRVGSPPVSEQEMPELRMQAPDWALIVEDGIRKLQRTYRFTSFADAMAFTDAVGALAESEGHHPRLTTEWGRVIVTWWTHKIRNLHRNDFIMAAKTDRLYTPPPERKA; encoded by the coding sequence ATGGGACAGCTTGCCCAGGAACAGTGCGTCGCGTGTCGCGTCGGCTCTCCGCCGGTGAGCGAACAGGAGATGCCGGAGCTGCGGATGCAGGCGCCGGACTGGGCGCTCATCGTGGAGGACGGCATCCGGAAGCTGCAGCGCACCTACCGCTTCACCAGCTTCGCTGATGCGATGGCCTTTACGGACGCGGTGGGCGCGCTGGCCGAGTCAGAGGGCCATCACCCGCGTCTGACCACGGAGTGGGGACGCGTCATCGTGACGTGGTGGACCCACAAAATCCGCAACCTGCACCGCAACGACTTCATCATGGCCGCCAAGACCGACCGCCTGTACACGCCCCCGCCGGAGCGCAAGGCGTAG